Proteins from a genomic interval of Trifolium pratense cultivar HEN17-A07 linkage group LG6, ARS_RC_1.1, whole genome shotgun sequence:
- the LOC123889929 gene encoding protein NRT1/ PTR FAMILY 5.2-like, giving the protein MMEVVDEKGQDDYTQDGTVNLQGKPVLRSKTGRWKACSFIIVYEVFERMAYFGIASNLVVYLTNKLHEGTVESSNNVNNWSGSIWMMPLVGAYVADAYLGRYWTFVISSCIYLLGMCLLTLAVSLPSLSPPQCAQGILDQDCPKASPLQKGIFFFALYIISIGTGGTKANISTLGADQFDEFDAKERSYKLSFFNWWFFSIFTGVLFASTFVVYIQDNVGWALGYALPTIGLTISILMFLVGTPFYRHKFPSGSPITRMLQVYVAALRKWKACVPEDPKDLHELSMEEYTCNIRNKIDHTSFLRFLDKAAVKTGQTSSWMLCTVTQVEETKQMIKMIPILILTIIPSTMVMQTFTLFIKQGTTLDRRMGPHFEIPPASLTSFIVIFILISLVVYDCSFVPVIRSYTKNPRGITLLQRIGVGLVVHVIVMVIACLVERKRLSVARENNLLGPHDTLPLTIFILFPQFALAGVADSFVETAKMEFFYDQAPQGMKSLGAAFSTTSLGLGGFASAYILSTVADITRRHGHEGWILNNLNISHLDYYYASMVVLCLVNLICFVVVAKFYVYNDVRQNKPSLKMNSTPSQDNFTISQSNPQEIAKS; this is encoded by the exons ATGATGGAAGTGGTTGATGAAAAAGGGCAAGATGATTACACTCAAGATGGCACAGTAAATCTACAAGGTAAACCTGTTTTAAGATCAAAGACAGGAAGATGGAAAGCTTGTTCTTTCATAATAg TGTATGAAGTGTTTGAGAGGATGGCTTATTTCGGGATAGCATCAAATTTAGTGGTGTATTTGACAAATAAGCTTCATGAAGGTACTGTGGAATCTTCAAACAACGTTAACAATTGGTCGGGTTCAATTTGGATGATGCCACTTGTAGGAGCTTACGTAGCCGATGCATATCTTGGTCGATATTGGACTTTTGTAATTTCATCCTGCATTTATCTATTG GGGATGTGTTTGTTGACTCTAGCAGTTTCACTACCATCACTTAGTCCACCACAATGTGCCCAAGGTATCCTAGACCAGGATTGCCCTAAGGCATCACCATTGCAAAAGGGTATCTTCTTCTTTGCACTGTACATCATTTCTATAGGCACCGGTGGAACCAAGGCCAACATTTCTACACTAGGAGCAGACCAATTTGACGAGTTTGATGCCAAAGAGCGATCCTATAAGCTCTCTTTTTTCAATTGGTGGTTTTTCAGCATTTTCACCGGTGTCCTTTTCGCCAGCACTTTCGTGGTTTACATACAAGACAATGTCGGTTGGGCCCTTGGATATGCTCTTCCAACCATTGGTCTCACTATTTCAATATTAATGTTTTTGGTAGGAACACCATTTTATAGGCACAAATTTCCCTCAGGCAGCCCTATAACAAGGATGCTTCAAGTCTATGTAGCTGCTTTGAGAAAATGGAAGGCATGTGTTCCAGAAGATCCAAAAGATCTACATGAGCTAAGTATGGAAGAGTACACATGTAACATTAGAAACAAAATTGATCACACATCTTTCTTGAG ATTCCTCGACAAAGCAGCTGTAAAAACTGGCCAAACTTCATCATGGATGCTTTGTACTGTGACGCAGGTCGAGGAAACCAAGCAAATGATAAAAATGATAcctattttgattttaacaatCATTCCAAGCACAATGGTTATGCAAACATTCACACTCTTCATTAAACAAGGCACCACACTAGATAGAAGAATGGGGCCTCATTTTGAAATCCCACCTGCAAGTCTCACATCATTTATAGTTATCTTCATACTGATAAGCCTTGTAGTCTACGATTGTTCTTTCGTTCCTGTGATCCGATCCTACACAAAGAACCCTAGAGGGATCACACTCTTACAGAGAATAGGAGTTGGCCTTGTGGTTCATGTCATTGTAATGGTAATTGCATGCTTGGTTGAGAGGAAGAGACTCAGTGTTGCAAGAGAAAACAACCTCTTAGGCCCGCACGATACACTCCCTCTTACTATTTTCATTCTATTTCCTCAGTTTGCTTTAGCAGGAGTTGCTGATAGCTTTGTTGAAACTGCTAAGATGGAGTTTTTTTATGATCAAGCACCACAAGGTATGAAAAGTCTTGGAGCAGCCTTTTCCACAACAAGTTTAGGTTTAGGAGGTTTTGCTAGTGCCTACATTCTATCAACTGTCGCTGATATCACCCGAAGACATGGTCACGAAGGTTGGATTTTGAATAATCTAAACATATCTCATTTAGATTATTATTATGCTTCCATGGTAGTACTATGTTTAGTAAACCTCATTTGCTTTGTGGTTGTTGCCAAGTTCTATGTTTATAATGATGTAAGGCAAAACAAACCAAGCTTAAAGATGAACTCTACTccatctcaggacaattttacAATAAGCCAAAGCAATCCACAAGAGATTGCCAAGTCCTAG
- the LOC123891265 gene encoding BRCA1-associated RING domain protein 1 isoform X2, translating to MVAIYKNMDATFCANAFQQRSSDNTRVLEQCQTLRNSTGSNKKADKVLHNSHISNGVGVGQNHKSGITMNGKAGELEMSRRGGGNNHIAVKPNSMRCSQTEIGGHMEMDLNQVTQSAPDSPPFCDTKGSDNGCSDQNSEKPLNLERSENSSLTRANTGKGNMKERMAQFRSESSASENEDLTRDLKRQKNLTNGDGIIQQRTSFHNKLVDSPCDSGTNFEKDPGALIPSNAPNDLCPNTSIFCLFCQSFRISEATGPMLHYANGISVAGDAAMQPDVLHVHKACIDWAPQVYFVGDTVKNLKAEVARGAKLKCTKCGLKGAALGCYVKSCRRTYHVPCAMDISTCRWDHVDYLLLCPVHSNVKFPNEKSSHDKQAIQNHPVSSHLPFQQSNQQLGASEDYGKKMVFCGSALSNEEKLLMINFARKVGATVTKCWTSNVTHVIAATDANGACSRTLKVLRAILNGQWILKMDWIRACMEAMNLVEEELYEVDLDNQGCQGGPKAGRLRALANEPKLFNGLKFYFSGDYDLSYKKYLEDLVEGGGGAVLKSKDELEVGRDANLLAVYNLDPPQGCKLGEEVSILWQRLNEAEDLTANTVGHTWILESIAACKLQPFS from the exons ATGGTAGCAATTTATAAGAATATGGATGCGACATTTTGTGCTAATGCGTTTCAGCAACGATCTTCTG ATAACACGAGGGTTTTGGAGCAGTGCCAAACTCTTCGCAATTCAACTGGTAGTAATAAAAAGGCTGATAAGGTTCTGCACAATTCACACATTTCAAATGGAGTTGGGGTTGGCCAGAATCACAAATCTGGAATTACAATGAATGGTAAAGCCGGGGAGCTTGAAATGTCTCGCAGAGGAGGGGGTAACAACCACATTGCAGTGAAGCCTAATTCAATGAGATGTTCCCAGACAGAAATTGGGGGTCATATGGAAATGGATTTGAATCAAGTGACACAATCAGCACCAGATAGCCCTCCATTTTGTGACACCAAAGGTTCTGATAATGGTTGCAGCGATCAAAACAGTGAGAAG CCTCTCAATCTTGAGAGATCTGAAAATTCGTCATTGACAAGAGCAAACACAGGAAAAGGTAATATGAAAGAAAGAATGGCTCAATTCAGGTCTGAAAGTTCTGCCTCTGAAAATGAGGATCTTACGAGAGATCTTAAGAGACAAAAGAATCTTACTAATGGAGATGGTATTATTCAACAACGCACCTCATTTCATAATAAGCTTGTGGATTCTCCCTGTgactcgggcactaattttgaaAAGGACCCCGGTGCACTCATCCCTTCAAATGCACCAAATGACTTGTGCCCAAATACTAGCATCTTCTGCTTGTTTTGCCAGTCCTTTAGAATTTCAGAG GCTACTGGGCCAATGCTGCATTATGCAAATGGGATTTCAGTTGCAGGAGATGCTGCAATGCAACCAGATGTCCTGCATGTGCATAAAGCTTGTATCGACTG GGCACCACAAGTGTATTTTGTTGGCGATACTGTTAAGAATTTGAAGGCAGAAGTGGCCAGGGGAGCAAAGCTTAAATGCACAAAATGCGGTCTAAAGGGAGCTGCTCTTGGTTGCTATGTCAAATCATGTAGAAGAACTTATCATGTCCCTTGTGCAATGGACATCTCTACTTGCCGCTGGGATCAT GTGGATTATCTCTTGCTATGTCCTGTTCATTCAAATGTCAAATTTCCAAATGAGAAATCCAGTCATGATAAACAGGCAATTCAGAACCATCCTGTTTCATCTCATCT GCCATTTCAACAGTCAAATCAACAGTTGGGAGCTTCAGAGGATTATGGTAAAAAAATGGTTTTCTGTGGATCTGCTCTATCGAATGAAGAAAAG TTGCTAATGATTAATTTTGCAAGAAAGGTTGGTGCTACAGTGACCAAGTGTTGGACCTCAAATGTCACCCACGTGATCGCGGCGACTGATGCAAATGGAGCATGCTCCAGGACATTGAAAGTTTTGAGGGCGATTCTAAATGGACAATGGATCCTAAAAATGGACT GGATAAGAGCATGTATGGAAGCGATGAATCTCGTAGAAGAAGAACTGTATGAAGTTGATCTTGACAACCAAGGGTGTCAGGGTGGCCCAAAAGCTGGCAGACTTAGGGCATTGGCCAAT GAGCCAAAGCTATTCAATGGcttaaagttttatttttctgGTGATTATGATCTGAGTTATAAGAAATAtcttgaagatttagttgaAGGAGGAGGAGGTGCTGTTTTGAAAAGCAAGGATGAATTGGAAGTAGGAAGAGATGCAAACTTGCTAGCTGTTTACAATCTTGATCCCCCACAAGGATGTAAGCTGGGGGAGGAAGTTTCAATTCTTTGGCAGAGACTGAATGAAGCAGAGGATTTAACTGCCAATACTGTTGGTCACACATGGATTCTGGAGTCAATTGCTGCATGTAAGTTGCAGCCTTTTAGTTAG
- the LOC123891265 gene encoding BRCA1-associated RING domain protein 1 isoform X1 encodes MEDSGKSNLNSSSKLLNSWMLNFQKLALELKCSLCLNLFKQPVLLPCNHLFCSSCLVDGTEIGTCSKCALCKTKYAETDVRHLSFLENMVAIYKNMDATFCANAFQQRSSDNTRVLEQCQTLRNSTGSNKKADKVLHNSHISNGVGVGQNHKSGITMNGKAGELEMSRRGGGNNHIAVKPNSMRCSQTEIGGHMEMDLNQVTQSAPDSPPFCDTKGSDNGCSDQNSEKPLNLERSENSSLTRANTGKGNMKERMAQFRSESSASENEDLTRDLKRQKNLTNGDGIIQQRTSFHNKLVDSPCDSGTNFEKDPGALIPSNAPNDLCPNTSIFCLFCQSFRISEATGPMLHYANGISVAGDAAMQPDVLHVHKACIDWAPQVYFVGDTVKNLKAEVARGAKLKCTKCGLKGAALGCYVKSCRRTYHVPCAMDISTCRWDHVDYLLLCPVHSNVKFPNEKSSHDKQAIQNHPVSSHLPFQQSNQQLGASEDYGKKMVFCGSALSNEEKLLMINFARKVGATVTKCWTSNVTHVIAATDANGACSRTLKVLRAILNGQWILKMDWIRACMEAMNLVEEELYEVDLDNQGCQGGPKAGRLRALANEPKLFNGLKFYFSGDYDLSYKKYLEDLVEGGGGAVLKSKDELEVGRDANLLAVYNLDPPQGCKLGEEVSILWQRLNEAEDLTANTVGHTWILESIAACKLQPFS; translated from the exons atggAAGATTCTGGAAAATCCAATCTCAACAGTAGTAGTAAATTATTGAATTCATGGATGCTTAACTTTCAGAAACTCGCTCTCGAACTCAAGTGCTCTCTCTG CTTGAACTTGTTCAAACAACCAGTTTTGCTTCCATGTAATCACTTGTTCTGCAG TTCCTGCTTGGTGGATGGTACTGAGATTGGTACTTGTTCTAAGTGTGCTCTCTGTAAGACTAAGTACGCTGAAACAG ATGTAAGGCATTTGTCTTTTCTGGAAAACATGGTAGCAATTTATAAGAATATGGATGCGACATTTTGTGCTAATGCGTTTCAGCAACGATCTTCTG ATAACACGAGGGTTTTGGAGCAGTGCCAAACTCTTCGCAATTCAACTGGTAGTAATAAAAAGGCTGATAAGGTTCTGCACAATTCACACATTTCAAATGGAGTTGGGGTTGGCCAGAATCACAAATCTGGAATTACAATGAATGGTAAAGCCGGGGAGCTTGAAATGTCTCGCAGAGGAGGGGGTAACAACCACATTGCAGTGAAGCCTAATTCAATGAGATGTTCCCAGACAGAAATTGGGGGTCATATGGAAATGGATTTGAATCAAGTGACACAATCAGCACCAGATAGCCCTCCATTTTGTGACACCAAAGGTTCTGATAATGGTTGCAGCGATCAAAACAGTGAGAAG CCTCTCAATCTTGAGAGATCTGAAAATTCGTCATTGACAAGAGCAAACACAGGAAAAGGTAATATGAAAGAAAGAATGGCTCAATTCAGGTCTGAAAGTTCTGCCTCTGAAAATGAGGATCTTACGAGAGATCTTAAGAGACAAAAGAATCTTACTAATGGAGATGGTATTATTCAACAACGCACCTCATTTCATAATAAGCTTGTGGATTCTCCCTGTgactcgggcactaattttgaaAAGGACCCCGGTGCACTCATCCCTTCAAATGCACCAAATGACTTGTGCCCAAATACTAGCATCTTCTGCTTGTTTTGCCAGTCCTTTAGAATTTCAGAG GCTACTGGGCCAATGCTGCATTATGCAAATGGGATTTCAGTTGCAGGAGATGCTGCAATGCAACCAGATGTCCTGCATGTGCATAAAGCTTGTATCGACTG GGCACCACAAGTGTATTTTGTTGGCGATACTGTTAAGAATTTGAAGGCAGAAGTGGCCAGGGGAGCAAAGCTTAAATGCACAAAATGCGGTCTAAAGGGAGCTGCTCTTGGTTGCTATGTCAAATCATGTAGAAGAACTTATCATGTCCCTTGTGCAATGGACATCTCTACTTGCCGCTGGGATCAT GTGGATTATCTCTTGCTATGTCCTGTTCATTCAAATGTCAAATTTCCAAATGAGAAATCCAGTCATGATAAACAGGCAATTCAGAACCATCCTGTTTCATCTCATCT GCCATTTCAACAGTCAAATCAACAGTTGGGAGCTTCAGAGGATTATGGTAAAAAAATGGTTTTCTGTGGATCTGCTCTATCGAATGAAGAAAAG TTGCTAATGATTAATTTTGCAAGAAAGGTTGGTGCTACAGTGACCAAGTGTTGGACCTCAAATGTCACCCACGTGATCGCGGCGACTGATGCAAATGGAGCATGCTCCAGGACATTGAAAGTTTTGAGGGCGATTCTAAATGGACAATGGATCCTAAAAATGGACT GGATAAGAGCATGTATGGAAGCGATGAATCTCGTAGAAGAAGAACTGTATGAAGTTGATCTTGACAACCAAGGGTGTCAGGGTGGCCCAAAAGCTGGCAGACTTAGGGCATTGGCCAAT GAGCCAAAGCTATTCAATGGcttaaagttttatttttctgGTGATTATGATCTGAGTTATAAGAAATAtcttgaagatttagttgaAGGAGGAGGAGGTGCTGTTTTGAAAAGCAAGGATGAATTGGAAGTAGGAAGAGATGCAAACTTGCTAGCTGTTTACAATCTTGATCCCCCACAAGGATGTAAGCTGGGGGAGGAAGTTTCAATTCTTTGGCAGAGACTGAATGAAGCAGAGGATTTAACTGCCAATACTGTTGGTCACACATGGATTCTGGAGTCAATTGCTGCATGTAAGTTGCAGCCTTTTAGTTAG
- the LOC123889934 gene encoding protein NRT1/ PTR FAMILY 5.2-like — translation MEVIEEKGSVEDYTQDGTVDLQGRPVLRSKTGRWKACSFLVGYELFERMAYYGISTNLVVYLTKKLHQGTVESSNNISNWGGSVWLMPLAGAYVADAYLGRYWTFIIASCIYLMGMCLLTLSVSLPSLRPPECDAGVAFENCPKASPLQKGIFFLALYIIVLGTAGTKPNIATMGADQFDDFDPKEKSHKLSFFNWWYFSILIGVLFSTTFLVYIQDNIGWTLGYGIPTIGLAFSILVFLIGTPYYRHKLPLGSPITRMLQVFVAAVRKWKVSVPKDAKELHELSIEEYASNGRSRIAHTSFISFLDKAAIKTGQNSPWMLCTVTQIEETKQMTKLVPISIFTIIPSTLGMHLFTLFIRQGMTLDKRMGPHFNISPGNLVSITIIFTLICIAVYDCIFVPFVRRYTKNPRGITILQRIGIGLVLNIIILVIASLVERKRLIVARENNRLGMNDTIPLTIFILLPQFALSGVADNFVEVAKLEFFYDQAPETMKSLGTACSTASYGLGGFLSTFVISAVADITQRNGRKGWILDNVNVSRLDYYYAFIAIISLFNFICFGIVAKFFVYNDVEHNKSGLEMNTTSSQDKAHRPK, via the exons ATGGAAGTCATTGAAGAAAAAGGGTCAGTGGAAGATTACACTCAAGATGGCACAGTAGACCTACAAGGTAGACCTGTTTTAAGATCAAAGACTGGAAGATGGAAAGCTTGTTCCTTCCTTGTAG GGTATGAATTGTTTGAGAGGATGGCTTACTATGGAATATCAACAAATTTAGTGGTGTATCTAACAAAGAAGCTACATCAGGGTACTGTAGAATCTTCAAACAATATTAGCAATTGGGGAGGATCAGTGTGGCTTATGCCACTTGCAGGAGCTTATGTAGCTGATGCCTATCTTGGCCGATATTGGACCTTTATAATTGCATCATGCATTTATCTCATG GGAATGTGTTTGTTGACTCTATCGGTTTCACTACCATCACTGAGGCCGCCAGAATGTGATGCAGGTGTTGCATTCGAAAACTGTCCCAAGGCATCGCCGTTGCAAAAGGGTATTTTCTTCCTTGCCTTGTACATCATTGTTTTAGGCACAGCTGGAACCAAACCCAACATTGCTACTATGGGAGCAGATCAATTTGATGACTTTGATCCCAAAGAAAAATCTCATAAGTTATCCTTCTTCAATTGGTGGTATTTTAGCATTTTGATTGGTGTCCTTTTCTCTACTACTTTCTTGGTTTACATACAAGACAATATAGGTTGGACCCTTGGATATGGCATTCCAACCATTGGGCTCGCATTTTCAATTTTGGTGTTTCTAATTGGAACACCATATTATAGACACAAATTGCCCCTAGGGAGCCCTATAACAAGGATGCTTCAGGTCTTTGTGGCTGCTGTGAGAAAATGGAAGGTTAGTGTTCCGAAAGATGCTAAAGAGTTACATGAGCTGAGTATTGAAGAGTATGCGAGTAATGGTAGAAGCAGAATTGCTCACACTTCTTTCATCAG TTTTCTTGACAAAGCGGCTATAAAGACTGGACAAAACTCGCCATGGATGCTTTGTACAGTCACACAAATTGAGGAAACTAAACAAATGACAAAACTGGTTCCGATTTCGATTTTCACAATTATTCCAAGCACTTTGGGAATGCACCTTTTCACACTCTTCATTAGACAAGGCATGACACTGGACAAGAGAATGGGACCTCATTTTAATATATCTCCAGGAAATCTCGTGTCAATTACAATTATTTTCACGTTGATATGCATTGCAGTTTATGATTGTATTTTTGTGCCTTTTGTTCGACGCTACACTAAAAACCCTAGAGGAATCACAATACTGCAAAGAATAGGAATTGGCCTTGTGTTAAACATCATTATATTAGTCATTGCAAGCTTGGTTGAGAGAAAGAGACTCATTGTTGCAAGAGAAAACAACCGCTTAGGCATGAATGATACAATCCCACTTACTATTTTCATCCTCCTCCCTCAGTTTGCTTTGTCGGGGGTTGCTGATAACTTTGTCGAAGTTGCCAAGCTGGAGTTTTTCTACGATCAAGCACCGGAAACCATGAAGAGCCTTGGAACAGCATGTTCCACAGCCTCCTATGGTCTAGGAGGTTTTCTTAGTACCTTCGTCATATCCGCCGTTGCTGATATCACCCAAAGAAATGGTCGCAAAGGTTGGATTTTGGATAATGTAAATGTATCCCGTTTAGATTATTATTATGCATTCATTGCAATAATAAGTCTATTCAACTTCATTTGCTTTGGGATTGTTGCCAAGTTCTTTgtctataatgatgttgaaCACAACAAATCAGGCTTGGAGATGAACACTACTTCATCTCAGGACAAAGCTCATAGACCAAAGTAA